One Mauremys reevesii isolate NIE-2019 linkage group 27, ASM1616193v1, whole genome shotgun sequence genomic region harbors:
- the LOC120392143 gene encoding keratin, type I cytoskeletal 19-like yields the protein MSCSTKQTVTLSTKGRSSGGSYVVGGGGGGRISSVSSGRYSSCGIGSSGGFSGRSYSGGASCGAGLSSGSFSGGSYGDVLAGGLPGYGYGGCSSIGFGGGSTRCGYGGGFGGVVGGGFGGAVGGGFGGAVGGGFGGGGICGDGAFVTCDEKLTMQNLNDRLASYLDKVRCLEEENAALECKIKEWYAHHGHTGVLKDYSPYYKKIEDLQNQIVCATLDNNKIILNIDNSRMAADDFRLKYETELALRQSVEADINGLRQVLDELTLCRSDLEAQLECLKEELCCLKKNHEEEINCLRNQTTGDVSVEVNSCPGPDLKKILEEMRCQYETMIAQNRKEVEDWYECKIEEVNREVITSSQEVESCNSQVSELRRQLQCLEIDLQALLSQRGNLEASLAETESRYNSHLCQLQQQITCVEQQLAELRAEIESQNHEYKVLLDVKCRLEQEIHTYRCLLEGGQRDIVGSEGGIGVGGGIGGGTVIKTSHSYSSSSHSLPHVTSCHPGDLKGHGRKICD from the exons ATGAGCTGCAGCACCAAGCAGACTGTTACTCTCTCTACCAAAGGGAGGAGtagtggtggtagctatgtggttggaggtggtggtggaggaaGGATTTCTTCAGTCTCTTCTGGAAGATATAGCTCTTGTGGGATAGGCAGCAGTGGAGGCTTTTCAGGTAGGAGTTACAGTGGTGGAGCAAGTTGTGGAGCAGGACTGAGTTCTGGTAGCTTTTCTGGAGGTAGCTATGGAGATGTCTTAGCAGGAGGTCTCCCAGGATATGGCTATGGAGGTTGTTCCAGCATTGGGTTTGGTGGTGGCAGTACCCGCTGTGGATATGGAGGTGGCTTTGGTGGTGTAGTTGGAGGTGGCTTTGGTGGTGCCGTCGGTGGTGGCTTTGGAGGTGCAGTTGGTGGTggctttggtggtggtggtatttgTGGAGATGGCGCATTTGTCACCTGTGATGAAAAGCTGACTATGCAGAACCTTAATGACCGCCTGGCTTCTTACCTGGACAAGGTGCGATGCCTGGAGGAAGAAAACGCTGCCCTAGAGTGCAAAATCAAGGAATGGTATGCCCATCATGGACACACCGGTGTACTAAAGGACTACAGCCCCTACTATAAGAAAATAGAAGATCTTCAAAATCAG ATTGTTTGCGCTACCCTAGACAACAACAAGATCATTCTGAACATTGATAACAGCAGGATGGCAGCTGATGACTTCAGACTGAA GTATGAGACTGAGCTGGCCCTTCGCCAGAGTGTGGAGGCCGATATTAATGGCTTGCGCCAAGTTCTGGACGAACTGACCCTGTGCAGGTCTGACCTGGAGGCGCAGCTCGAGTGCCTGAAGGAGGAGCTGTGTTGTCTGAAGAAGAACCATGAGGAG GAAATCAACTGTCTGAGAAACCAGACCACTGGTGATGTGAGTGTGGAGGTCAATTCCTGTCCTGGCCCAGATCTGAAGAAAATCCTAGAGGAGATGAGATGCCAGTATGAAACGATGATCGCGCAAAATCGCAAAGAGGTTGAGGATTGGTATGAATGCAAG ATTGAGGAGGTGAATCGTGAGGTCATCACAAGCAGTCAGGAGGTTGAGTCGTGCAACAGCCAGGTCTCTGAACTTAGACGTCAGTTGCAGTGCCTGGAGATTGATCTGCAAGCCCTTCTTAGCCAG AGGGGCAACCTGGAAGCCTCTTTGGCTGAAACCGAAAGTCGCTACAACAGCCACCTGTGCCAGTTACAGCAACAGATCACCTGTGTGGAGCAGCAACTGGCTGAACTGCGAGCAGAAATCGAGTCCCAGAACCATGAGTACAAGGTCCTCCTGGATGTCAAATGTCGACTGGAGCAGGAGATTCACACTTACCGCTGCCTGCTGGAAGGAGGACAGCGTGACATTGT GGGCTCGGAAGGCGGGATTGGCGTAGGAGGTGGAATAGGAGGAGGAACGGTCATTAAAACTTCCCACTCCTACTCTTCATCTTCCCACTCTCTCCCCCATGTCACGTCTTGCCACCCTGGTGATCTAAAAG GACACGGCAGAAAGATTTGTGACTAA